In a genomic window of Nesterenkonia halotolerans:
- a CDS encoding inorganic phosphate transporter — protein sequence MLLGLICVLLVPNAFVAGLHDVPNAIAIPVRTRALSARSATRMAAGFNALGVLLALPLGIYLYTWFEFPRMDPSLLLAVVLSASVSLLGWNLFTYMRGMPTSTTHALLAAFLGGTVAASTVADLNIAEVLAMPWAGAVMTLLLSPLVAFGLAYLLVFVAVRFARGEDPDSVNTTSRMAQSVSVGVTSLGTGLQQGQRLSFVLLTALVAAQVEDAEQWLPYVYVGFAVLIGAGCLTGGWRIGHTLGHRLVDIDPLRGMVATTTTSALLFIGSLGFALPLSTSLTAASTIIGAGSNQRFATVHWRQFRRICLYWVLTPLAAGTATAIFTLAMSPLLG from the coding sequence ATGCTGCTGGGTCTCATCTGCGTGCTGCTGGTCCCGAACGCGTTCGTCGCCGGACTGCATGATGTCCCCAACGCGATCGCCATCCCGGTGCGCACGCGAGCCCTCAGTGCACGATCCGCGACCCGCATGGCGGCGGGGTTCAATGCCCTAGGCGTCCTGCTGGCGCTTCCGCTGGGCATCTACCTCTACACCTGGTTCGAGTTCCCCCGCATGGACCCGAGCCTGCTGCTCGCCGTCGTCCTGTCGGCCTCGGTCTCGCTGCTGGGCTGGAACCTGTTCACCTATATGCGCGGAATGCCCACATCCACCACGCACGCGCTGCTGGCCGCGTTTCTCGGCGGCACTGTGGCGGCCTCCACCGTCGCTGATCTGAACATCGCAGAGGTGCTCGCGATGCCGTGGGCGGGCGCGGTGATGACGCTGCTGCTCTCACCGCTGGTGGCCTTCGGGCTGGCTTATCTTCTGGTCTTCGTCGCCGTGCGCTTTGCGCGCGGTGAAGACCCGGATTCGGTGAACACCACCTCGCGGATGGCGCAGTCGGTCAGCGTAGGGGTGACCTCGCTGGGCACCGGGCTGCAGCAGGGACAGCGGCTCTCCTTCGTCCTGCTGACCGCGCTGGTCGCGGCGCAGGTGGAGGACGCCGAGCAATGGCTTCCCTATGTCTATGTCGGCTTCGCCGTGTTGATCGGAGCGGGCTGTCTGACCGGTGGGTGGCGGATCGGACACACGTTGGGACACCGGCTGGTGGATATCGACCCGCTGCGTGGGATGGTCGCGACGACGACGACCTCCGCGCTGCTGTTCATCGGGTCGCTGGGCTTCGCACTGCCGCTGTCGACCTCGCTGACCGCAGCCTCGACCATCATCGGGGCCGGGTCCAACCAGCGATTCGCCACCGTGCACTGGCGGCAGTTCCGCCGGATCTGCCTCTACTGGGTGCTGACGCCTCTGGCCGCGGGCACGGCGACCGCCATCTTCACCCTGGCCATGAGCCCACTCCTGGGCTGA
- the pstB gene encoding phosphate ABC transporter ATP-binding protein PstB, translating into MSKRVDAVDLNVYYGDFLAVEGINMSIDARAVTAFIGPSGCGKTTFLRSLNRMHEVLPGARVKGELLLDGEDIYAPGVDPVTVRTQVGMVFQRPNPFPTMSLRENVLAGYKLNGARLSRSESDDIVESALSSANLWTEVKDRLDKPGSGLSGGQQQRLCIARTIAVKPDVILMDEPCSALDPISTLAIEDLIGELQRDYTVIIVTHNMQQAARVSQKTAFFNIAGTGKPGKLIEYDDTTSIFNTPKEKSTEDYVSGRFG; encoded by the coding sequence ATGTCTAAGCGTGTAGATGCCGTCGATCTCAACGTCTACTACGGGGATTTCCTCGCAGTGGAGGGCATCAATATGAGCATCGACGCCCGTGCCGTGACAGCGTTCATCGGCCCATCCGGCTGCGGCAAGACCACCTTCCTGAGGTCGCTGAACCGCATGCACGAGGTGCTTCCCGGCGCTCGGGTCAAAGGCGAGCTGCTCCTTGACGGAGAGGACATCTATGCTCCGGGCGTGGACCCGGTGACCGTGCGGACACAGGTCGGCATGGTGTTCCAGCGGCCGAACCCGTTCCCGACGATGAGCCTGCGGGAGAACGTCCTCGCCGGCTATAAGCTCAACGGCGCTCGGCTGTCCAGGTCCGAGTCCGATGACATCGTGGAGTCTGCCCTGAGCAGCGCCAACCTCTGGACCGAGGTCAAGGACAGGCTCGACAAGCCGGGCTCGGGCCTTTCCGGTGGCCAGCAGCAGCGTCTCTGCATTGCGCGCACGATCGCCGTGAAGCCCGATGTGATCCTCATGGACGAGCCGTGCTCCGCCCTGGACCCGATCTCCACGCTGGCGATCGAAGATCTGATCGGTGAGCTGCAGCGGGACTACACGGTGATCATCGTGACCCACAACATGCAGCAGGCGGCCCGCGTCTCGCAGAAGACCGCGTTCTTCAACATCGCCGGCACCGGAAAGCCCGGCAAGCTGATCGAGTACGACGACACCACCTCGATCTTCAACACCCCCAAGGAGAAGTCCACCGAGGATTACGTCTCCGGCCGCTTCGGCTGA
- the pstA gene encoding phosphate ABC transporter permease PstA: MTQTPTPTSVQSPSGPPQLSEGNRRRSSLTQNTLPSWLWMALLAAAVVIGAALSALLGFNLATWFIFTAVIYVASSYFITRTRVNRRRATDALWTNLIYLAFALALMPLVSVIWSVSSVGIQGLTEPGFLNSEMQGVTGLVDEQSQTEGTPVLGGIRHAMIGSLLITLAATAISVPIGLMTSIYLVEYSRGGPLSRAITFFVDVMTGIPSIVAGLFAGAAMAWFLSVFSSVTGLLSTQRSTLGITAAIALSVLMVPVVVRTTEEMLRVVPNELREASYALGVRKWRTILKVVLPTAISGIASGVTLAIARVIGETAPILVTAGFVVNTNWNLFQGWMTALPVYIFRQFQNPTSPNFSDPSEQRAWAAALVLILIVMGLNLFARLIATLFAPKQAGR; the protein is encoded by the coding sequence ATGACACAGACCCCCACTCCTACCTCCGTGCAGAGCCCCTCCGGCCCGCCCCAGCTGAGCGAAGGCAATCGACGCCGCAGCTCGCTGACGCAGAACACGCTTCCCTCCTGGCTGTGGATGGCTCTGCTCGCCGCCGCCGTGGTGATCGGCGCAGCGCTCTCGGCGCTCCTCGGGTTCAACCTCGCCACCTGGTTCATCTTCACCGCCGTGATCTATGTGGCGAGCAGCTACTTCATCACGCGCACCCGGGTGAATCGCCGCAGGGCCACAGACGCGCTCTGGACAAACCTGATCTACCTGGCCTTCGCTCTCGCGCTCATGCCGCTGGTCTCGGTGATCTGGTCGGTGTCCTCCGTGGGCATCCAGGGATTGACGGAACCAGGATTCTTGAACTCGGAGATGCAGGGCGTCACAGGCCTCGTCGACGAGCAGTCCCAGACCGAGGGCACGCCGGTCCTCGGCGGCATCCGCCACGCCATGATCGGGTCACTGCTGATCACCCTGGCGGCCACCGCGATCTCCGTGCCCATCGGACTGATGACTTCGATCTACCTGGTCGAATACTCCCGCGGGGGCCCGCTCTCCCGCGCCATCACCTTCTTCGTCGATGTGATGACCGGCATCCCGTCCATCGTCGCCGGCCTGTTCGCCGGTGCGGCCATGGCATGGTTCCTCTCGGTCTTCAGCAGTGTGACCGGGCTGCTCTCCACCCAGCGCTCAACACTGGGCATCACGGCGGCGATTGCGCTTTCCGTGCTGATGGTGCCGGTGGTGGTCAGGACCACCGAGGAGATGCTCCGGGTGGTGCCCAATGAGCTGCGTGAAGCCTCCTATGCCCTGGGGGTGCGCAAATGGCGCACCATCCTCAAGGTGGTGCTTCCCACCGCCATCTCCGGCATCGCCTCTGGTGTCACCCTGGCCATCGCACGTGTGATCGGCGAGACCGCTCCGATCCTTGTCACGGCGGGCTTCGTGGTCAACACGAACTGGAATCTCTTCCAGGGCTGGATGACCGCGCTGCCGGTGTACATCTTCCGTCAGTTCCAGAACCCCACCTCGCCGAACTTCTCGGACCCCTCCGAGCAGCGCGCCTGGGCGGCGGCGCTGGTGCTTATCCTGATCGTGATGGGGCTGAACCTCTTCGCTCGGCTCATCGCCACGCTCTTCGCGCCCAAGCAGGCCGGGCGCTGA